In the genome of Paracoccus tegillarcae, one region contains:
- a CDS encoding PAAR-like domain-containing protein, translated as MQDSPLHLTVDESGLTGTDIDQAARSLGIFERYGFDPTGHIVNRPPRYYADMDDYTGQLVNDAEIDAEIQRIEDEKLGKQRARWTTTPREIIREGPSPLVLSTTPDVAYTPRGSAVCPIPYATCARPASPQNFANTVRATNQRIMVLRSRELITHGAEQGVALGVASGTINGPVDPLQHSTTVRAERSYIIRDQDAVWMNDLNNLGVIQMDGDKSLVAPANSPEAPVDGDDEEGFFDGLWDGAKDAWQATKDTASSAAQAIADFDREHGRVLTRGVGVVQTVGGAAEAFGGGALATGGAAATPTGLGTAPGIGAMALGGALWVNGWDNAWTGLQTAWTGEFQHTMMAETAGAAAEALGADQATAESIRDGTDLASGALSIGGGIAAGVRAGTRETVETGLRESAETASREIDEVAEATAEQTGRVTRTVSKRLQYLGNTPDKYRKTGKAVRERMRSEGTLKYDADLGEDVFLAENGRWYPVNRPNVHMGHHPVDAVDWWNSTGRYYGAKSPEVRSWMLNSDNYRFEYGPLNSGRGGATTSRYLDPIQ; from the coding sequence ATGCAGGATAGCCCGCTGCATCTTACCGTCGACGAGTCCGGCCTGACTGGAACTGATATTGACCAAGCGGCGCGCAGTCTCGGAATATTTGAGCGCTATGGCTTTGATCCGACTGGGCATATCGTCAATCGTCCTCCTCGTTACTATGCCGACATGGATGACTATACCGGCCAGTTGGTCAATGACGCCGAGATCGACGCTGAGATTCAGCGCATCGAAGACGAGAAGCTCGGGAAACAACGCGCCCGCTGGACCACGACACCCCGCGAGATCATTCGGGAAGGGCCGTCCCCTCTCGTCCTGTCGACAACTCCTGATGTGGCCTATACGCCGCGCGGCTCCGCTGTTTGTCCGATTCCCTACGCAACCTGCGCGCGTCCAGCGAGCCCGCAGAACTTTGCCAACACCGTTCGTGCAACGAACCAACGTATCATGGTACTGCGCTCGCGCGAGTTGATTACGCATGGCGCCGAACAAGGCGTCGCGCTCGGCGTCGCTTCAGGGACGATAAATGGGCCGGTCGATCCGCTTCAGCATTCGACGACAGTCCGGGCGGAAAGATCCTATATCATTCGGGACCAGGACGCAGTCTGGATGAATGATTTAAATAATCTGGGCGTGATTCAGATGGACGGCGACAAGTCCCTGGTCGCGCCAGCGAACAGCCCGGAAGCCCCTGTCGACGGAGATGATGAAGAAGGTTTCTTCGACGGGTTGTGGGACGGCGCGAAGGATGCCTGGCAGGCAACCAAAGATACCGCCAGTTCTGCCGCCCAGGCCATCGCCGATTTTGATCGCGAGCATGGGCGTGTTCTGACAAGAGGCGTCGGCGTCGTTCAGACGGTCGGCGGAGCGGCGGAGGCCTTTGGCGGGGGTGCGTTGGCCACGGGAGGTGCTGCTGCAACACCCACTGGCCTGGGAACCGCACCGGGGATCGGAGCGATGGCCTTGGGCGGCGCCTTATGGGTCAATGGCTGGGACAACGCGTGGACGGGGCTGCAGACGGCTTGGACGGGTGAGTTCCAGCATACCATGATGGCCGAGACCGCTGGCGCTGCGGCAGAGGCGCTCGGCGCGGATCAAGCGACAGCGGAATCCATCCGCGACGGCACGGATCTGGCCAGCGGCGCGCTGAGCATCGGCGGCGGCATCGCCGCCGGCGTGCGCGCGGGAACACGCGAAACTGTCGAAACGGGTCTGCGGGAATCCGCCGAGACGGCTTCGCGCGAGATTGACGAAGTCGCAGAAGCTACGGCAGAGCAGACGGGGCGGGTGACGCGGACGGTCTCAAAGCGCTTGCAATATCTCGGGAATACGCCCGACAAATATCGCAAGACAGGCAAAGCAGTCCGTGAGCGGATGCGGTCGGAAGGAACGCTTAAATATGACGCTGACCTTGGGGAAGACGTGTTCTTGGCGGAAAATGGGCGGTGGTATCCGGTCAACCGCCCGAATGTTCATATGGGTCATCATCCTGTTGATGCCGTTGACTGGTGGAACAGCACAGGCAGATACTACGGTGCGAAATCTCCTGAAGTGCGCTCCTGGATGCTCAACTCGGATAACTATCGGTTCGAATACGGCCCTCTCAACTCGGGGAGAGGGGGAGCCACCACTTCGCGTTATCTTGATCCAATCCAATGA